From the genome of Nakamurella flavida:
TCCCCGTCCATCGGCACGACGTCCGCCGCGGCGGGGTCGGCCTCCGCGGCGCCCTCCGTCGCCACGAGTCGTGGACCTCGATCACCGGGCGGCGGCACCCACGACGACACGGCGGCCGCCACACCATCCCGTGGCGGGCCGCTGGCCTGGACGGGCGCCGGCCCACTGCTCGCGATGGTGCTGACGGGCGCCGCGCTCCTGGCGGCGGGGGCCGTGCTGTGGACCCGCGGTCGGCGGCGGCTGCACCGGTAGACCGCACTGCCGGACTCCAGCGTCTGCGCAGGCACGTTCATTCCGGCCGGCCCAAAGGTCGCGCCCCGACACAGAGAGAGCTCCCCGTGACTGCTTCCCCTCACGATGCCCCCCTCCCCGCGCCCGACCAGGCCGCGATCGGCCGCACCCTGGGCCTGCTGCAGCGGGCCTTCGCCGAGCGGGACGCCACCCTGCTCGAGGAGGTCTACGCCGACGACGCGGACTGGGTGAACGCCTTCGGCAGTGTGAAGAAGGGGCGGGCGGAGATCGTCGCCTACCTGACCGGCCTCTTCGCGGACGGCAACTTCGACGCCGGCACCCTGGTCAGCCCACCGGAGAGCTCGATGCGCGTGGTCGAGGGCACCGTGGTCGTCGTCTCGGCCCATCTGCAGATCACCGGCCAACTCCTGCTGGACGGCTCGCGCATGCCGATGCGGGACAACTTCTCGGTGCGCGTCCTGCACCGCGGGACCGACGGGCGATGGTCGATCGTGTCCGAGATGTACATGGACGCCAACCGCGAGCAGAGTTACGCGGCGCACTCCTGACCTGACGAGCGAGAGGGGAGCCGGCCATGACGGTGGTCTTCACCGACGACCTGTTCGACGCGCAGTTCCTGCGGGCCCTGGCGTACACCGCGCAGGGCGGTGCGGAGATCGGCGAGTGCTTCGCCACAGCACGTCGGATCGGCAAGGCCGATCCGGACCGCTGGTTCACCGAGTGGAGCGCCACGGCCGAACGGGTTGAGGCGCAGGCGGCGGAGAGCGCGGCGGACGGTCACCGGGTGAGCGCACGGGGGGCCTGGTTCCGTGCGTCCAACTACCATCGCACCGCCGGTCTGTTCCTCATGGGCGCTCCGGTCGACCCCCGGTTCCGCACTGCGTCCGGAGAACAGACGCGCTGCTTCCGCGCCGGGGCAGCCCTGCTCGACCTCCCGCCGGACATCCTCGAGATTCCCTACGAGGGAACCACTCTGCCCGGATACTTCTTCCGCGCGGCCGACGACGGGGCGACCCGGCCGACCGTCATCCTCGTCGACGGGTACGACGGCACCGTCGAGGAGCTGTACTTCGCCAACGCGGTGGCCGCCCTGGCCCGCGGGTACAACGTGCTCGCCTTCGACGGGCCTGGCCAGGGCTCGGTCGTCCTGGATCAGGGACTGCCGTTCCGGCCGGACTGGGAGAACGTCGTCGGCCCCGTCGTCGACCACGCCCTGACCCTGCCGGAGGTCGACGGCGACCGACTCGTGCTGCACGGGTGGAGCTTCGGCGGCTATCTCGCTCCGCGTGCAGCGACCGTGGAGCACCGCCTGGCCGCGTGCGTGTCGGACTGCGGCCCCTACGACCTGTTCGACGCCAGCATCGCCCGGCTGCCCGGACCGCTGGCCCGCCAGGTGCGCAGCGGCAACCGCGTCGCGCTGTCGGTCCTGCGCACCGTGCTGACCGGTGTGCTCAGGAAGCCGTCGGCCGGATGGGCCCTGCGCCGCAACATGTGGGTGCACGGCCTGACCGACCCGCTCGCCTACTTCACCCTGGCCGCCGAGTACACCCTCCAGGGCCGGGGGCAGCTGATCACCTGCCCCACCTTCGTGTCGTGCACCGAGGGCGATGATCTCAGCGCCGCCGCCGGCACCTTCGCCGCCGCCCTGCGCTGCCCGACGGAGTTCGTCCGGTTCGGCGCGGGCGACCAGGTGAGCGGACACTGCGAGATGACCGGACGGGCTCTCTTCCACCGTCGGGTGTACGACTGGCTCGACACGGTGCTGGAGCATCGCGGGCCCGCCGTCCCCGCTCGCCCGGCGGGATGACCCGCGGTCACCCGTTCACGGTCGCACCGGCCGACCCTCCGGCGACGTCCCTTCCGGCGCCGGGACGGACACGGTGACCTCGGTGCCGGACGTCGCATCGGGGCGGATGCGCAGGCTTCCGCCGACCGCGGCCACCCTGGCCATGTGCGAGCCCAGGCCGATGTGGCCGGCGGCGATGCGCTCGTCGATGATCTGCGGGTCGAACCCGATCCCGTCGTCGGCGACCCGGAGGACGAGTGCGTCCACCTCCCGGGTCAGCCCCATCGACACCCGGGAGGCCTGGGCGTGCCGGGCGACGTTGGCGAGCAGTTCCCGGGCCGCGGCGTACACCAGGGCCTGCACCTCGGGGTGCCCGACGTCGTCGATCCGGGTGTCCACCGGCTGACCGGTGCGCGCGGTGTGGTCGCGGGCGAGTTCGGCCAGCCCCGCCGCGAGACCCAGCTGCCCGAGCACCTGCGGATGCAGGACGGTGACCACGGAACGGATCTGACCGGCGCAGGTCCGCAGCTGGGTGAGCACGGCGGTCAGTGGGTCTCGGCGGGGGTCACCGCCGGTCGGACCGGACCACGGCGACTCGTCCCGCACCTCCTCCAGACGCATCCGGGCGGCCACCAGGACCTGCAGGGGGCCGTCGTGCAGCCGCTCGGCCAGGTCGGTGCGTTCCCGCTCCTCCAGCTGCAGGGTCTGGGCGACCAGCATGCGGCGGACCCGGAGCAACTGCTCCACGGCCCGCCGACGGCGCAGCAGCACCACCGACAGCCAGGTCGTGGCCGCGGCCAGCCACACCAGGAACCCGGCGTGCAGGAAGACCACCGGCGGCAGGTTCGGGCCACCGTCCTGCCCGGGCCGGGCCAGCCAGACGGCGAGGTAGCCGACGGCCGTGGCACCACCCAGCGCGGAGGTCAGCCAGGGCAGGGCGTGGAAGGACACCGCCACGGGGAGCATGAAGAACACCGGCTGGACCAGGGATGTCGGGCCGCCGGACGATGCCGCGAGCGCCACCAGGGCCAGCACGTCCACCGCGGTCGACACCCACGGCAGCCACCGGGCGTTTCCCGGGTTCCGGCACAGCGCGAGCCAGCCCAGATCCGCGAGCAGGTACACCCCCAGCGTCCCCAGGTACCAGGGGCGCTCCACCTGCGCGTCCGGGACCGGGCCGGCCAGCAGGGACAGCAGGGCGATCAGCGGCAGGCGCAGGACGGCCGTGACGCGCACCAGCGATCCACCCTGATCCACCCCGAGCGTCTCCGGCACGACCACGCTCGCGCTCACTCCAGCAGGTGGTGCCGCATGCCCACGGCCACCGCCGAACCGCGGTCGGAGACGCCCAGCTTGTCGTACAGGCGCTGCACGTGGGTCTTCACCGTGGACGGGGCGAGGAACAGCTCCGCCGCCAGCACCGGGACGGACTTCCCCGCGGCCATCCCGGCCAGCACCTCCCGTTCCCGACCGGAGAGCACCGGAGCGGGATCGGTTCGCCGGAGCTGGATCTCCCCGACCAGGCCGGCCGCGAGGTCCGGCGGCAGCACCGGACGGCCGGCTGCACAGTCGAGCACGGCCCGCACGATCTCGCCCCGGTCGGCGTCCTTGGACAGGAACCCCGCCGCGCCCTGCTCCAACCCGTGGAACACGATGGCGCTCTCGGTGTGCGCGGACAGCAGCAGCACCCGGGTCCGCGCCCCGTCGCGGCGGAGCGCCGCGGCCACCTCCGCGCCGTCCAGTTCCCCCATCCGGTAGTCCAGCACCGCCACATCAGGTGTGTGGCGGTCGATCTCGGCCAGTGCCGCCCGCCCGTCACCCGCCTCGGCGACCACCTGGATGCGACCACTGGACTGCAGAGCCCGCACCACCCCGTCCCGCACCATCGGATGGTCGTCCGCGACGACCACCGTGACCATGACCCCCTGTCGCACCGCCGCCTCCGATCCCGTGTCCGACCCGCCATGGTGACCGAGCCCCCTCACGGCCGACTCACGCCCGGGTCGGGTTGTCCGACAGAAGGAGGACAGCGGGTTCATCACCCGCGTCATCAGTCCGACCGACGGTGCGGACGCACACCCGGCGGCAGAGTTCTTCTCATCGCCCCGGGGAACGGCCCCGGGCACCAGGCCCAAGGAGCCAGCCATGATCACCACCACCGCCCGCCGCATCACCGCCGCCCTCGTCCTGTCCGGAGCCCTGTGCGGCCTGGGCGCCGGGATGGCGAGTGCGGCCACCCCGGCCGCACCGGTCGCTCAGCTGTCGGTGTCGCCGATCCAGTCCCACGGCAGCACCGGGATCACGATGATCATCGACAACACCAGCGGGACGGACCTGACGCTGGACGGGGTGAGCAACCCCTACGGACACCTCCAGGACCGGCCGGCGCAGGTCCTGCGTGCGCACACCTCGACCACCGTGAGCGACTACAGCGACTCCGGGGAAGGCGCCCAGCTGGACGTCACGTACTCGACGCCCAACGGCGGAACCGTGGACTTCTACGCCACCGTCCCGCTCGCCGGGTCGAACAGTGCCACCGCGACCTCCCTGGATCCCGCGCTCACCGCCACCACCCTGCAGGCCGGTACCGGCTGGCACCCCACCGACGAGTTCACCGTCGCCGCCGCCTGATCCGTGGGCCGTCCCGGGGCATGTCCCCGGGACGCTCACCCCGCGACGTAGTCCGCCAGATGCTGCCCGGTCAGCGTCGACGCGTCGGCGACGAGCTCGGCCGGCGTGCCCTGGAAGACGATGCGGCCGCCGTCGTGTCCGGCGCCGGGGCCCAGGTCGATGATCCAGTCGGCGTGGGCCATCACGGCCTGGTGGTGCTCGATGACGATGACGGACTTACCGGCGTCGACCAGCCGGTCGAGCAGGCTCAGCAGGTTCTCCACATCGGCCAGGTGCAGACCCGTGGTGGGTTCGTCCAGGACGTAGACCCCACCCCTCTCCCCCATGTGCGTGGCCAGCTTGATCCGCTGCCGCTCGCCGCCGGACAGAGTGGTCAACGGTTGGCCGAGGGTGAGGTAGCCCAGGCCGACATCGGCCAGCGCGGCCAGGATCTTGTGTGCGGCCGGCAGTTTCGCCTCTCCTGCGGCGAAGAACTCCTCCGCCTGCGCCACCGACATGGTCAGCACCTGGCTGATGTCCTTGCCGCCGAAGGTGTACTCCAGCACCTCGGCCAGGAACCGCTTCCCCTCGCACACCTCGCAGGGGGTGGCGACCCCGGCCATGATGGCCAGGTCGCTGTAGATGACGCCGGCCCCCTTGCAGTTCGGGCAGGCGCCCTCGGAGTTGGCGCTGAACAGGGCGGGCTTGACCCCGTTGGCCTTGGCGAAGGCCTTGCGGATGGGTTCGAGCAGACCGGTGTAGGTGGCCGGGTTGCTGCGCCGCGAGCCCTTGATCGCGCCCTGGTCGACCGAGACGACACCTTCGCGCCCGACCACGGATCCGTGGATCAGCGAGCTCTTCCCGGACCCGGCGACGCCGGTCACAACGACCAGCACCCCGGTCGGGATGTCCACGTCGACGCCGGTCAGGTTGTTGGCCGACGCGCCCCGGATCTCCAGCACGCCGGCGGAGGTGCGCACCGAGTCCTTGAGCCGGGCCCGGTCGTCCAGGTGACGGCCGGTGAGCGTGTCACTGGTCCGCAGCCCCTCCACCGTGCCCTGGTAGACGATCTCCCCGCCCGCGGTGCCGGCACCCGGCCCGATGTCGACGACGTGGTCACCGATGACGATGGCCTCCGGCTTGTGCTCCACGACCAGCACGGTGTTGCCCTTGTCGCGCAGCTGCAGCAGCAGGGCGTTCATCCGCGCGATGTCGTGTGGATGCAGGCCGATGGTGGGTTCGTCGAAGACATAGGTGACATCGGTGAGGGACGACCCGAGATGCCGGATCATCTTGGTGCGCTGGGACT
Proteins encoded in this window:
- a CDS encoding YybH family protein gives rise to the protein MTASPHDAPLPAPDQAAIGRTLGLLQRAFAERDATLLEEVYADDADWVNAFGSVKKGRAEIVAYLTGLFADGNFDAGTLVSPPESSMRVVEGTVVVVSAHLQITGQLLLDGSRMPMRDNFSVRVLHRGTDGRWSIVSEMYMDANREQSYAAHS
- a CDS encoding alpha/beta hydrolase family protein gives rise to the protein MTVVFTDDLFDAQFLRALAYTAQGGAEIGECFATARRIGKADPDRWFTEWSATAERVEAQAAESAADGHRVSARGAWFRASNYHRTAGLFLMGAPVDPRFRTASGEQTRCFRAGAALLDLPPDILEIPYEGTTLPGYFFRAADDGATRPTVILVDGYDGTVEELYFANAVAALARGYNVLAFDGPGQGSVVLDQGLPFRPDWENVVGPVVDHALTLPEVDGDRLVLHGWSFGGYLAPRAATVEHRLAACVSDCGPYDLFDASIARLPGPLARQVRSGNRVALSVLRTVLTGVLRKPSAGWALRRNMWVHGLTDPLAYFTLAAEYTLQGRGQLITCPTFVSCTEGDDLSAAAGTFAAALRCPTEFVRFGAGDQVSGHCEMTGRALFHRRVYDWLDTVLEHRGPAVPARPAG
- a CDS encoding sensor histidine kinase; the protein is MSASVVVPETLGVDQGGSLVRVTAVLRLPLIALLSLLAGPVPDAQVERPWYLGTLGVYLLADLGWLALCRNPGNARWLPWVSTAVDVLALVALAASSGGPTSLVQPVFFMLPVAVSFHALPWLTSALGGATAVGYLAVWLARPGQDGGPNLPPVVFLHAGFLVWLAAATTWLSVVLLRRRRAVEQLLRVRRMLVAQTLQLEERERTDLAERLHDGPLQVLVAARMRLEEVRDESPWSGPTGGDPRRDPLTAVLTQLRTCAGQIRSVVTVLHPQVLGQLGLAAGLAELARDHTARTGQPVDTRIDDVGHPEVQALVYAAARELLANVARHAQASRVSMGLTREVDALVLRVADDGIGFDPQIIDERIAAGHIGLGSHMARVAAVGGSLRIRPDATSGTEVTVSVPAPEGTSPEGRPVRP
- a CDS encoding response regulator transcription factor, which produces MVTVVVADDHPMVRDGVVRALQSSGRIQVVAEAGDGRAALAEIDRHTPDVAVLDYRMGELDGAEVAAALRRDGARTRVLLLSAHTESAIVFHGLEQGAAGFLSKDADRGEIVRAVLDCAAGRPVLPPDLAAGLVGEIQLRRTDPAPVLSGREREVLAGMAAGKSVPVLAAELFLAPSTVKTHVQRLYDKLGVSDRGSAVAVGMRHHLLE
- a CDS encoding excinuclease ABC subunit UvrA; the encoded protein is MIRVTGARVNNLKDVSVEIPKRRLTVFTGVSGSGKSSLVFGTIAAESQRLINETYSTFVQGFLPTQARPDVDVLDGITTAIIVDQERMGANPRSTVGTATDANAMLRILFSRLGAPHVGSPQAFSFNVASISGAGAVTFERAGQQVKERRDFSITGGMCPRCEGMGKVTDFDLTALYDDTKSLNEGALIIPGYSMDGWYGRIFRGAGFFDADKPIAKFTKKELNDLLYKEPTKIKVEGINLTYSGVIPQIQKSFLSKDVESLQPHIRAFVDRVITFTVCPECHGTRLNEGARSSKIRGLSIADVCAMQISDLAAWVRELDDPSMAPLLASLRGTLDSFVEIGLGYLSLERPSGTLSGGESQRTKMIRHLGSSLTDVTYVFDEPTIGLHPHDIARMNALLLQLRDKGNTVLVVEHKPEAIVIGDHVVDIGPGAGTAGGEIVYQGTVEGLRTSDTLTGRHLDDRARLKDSVRTSAGVLEIRGASANNLTGVDVDIPTGVLVVVTGVAGSGKSSLIHGSVVGREGVVSVDQGAIKGSRRSNPATYTGLLEPIRKAFAKANGVKPALFSANSEGACPNCKGAGVIYSDLAIMAGVATPCEVCEGKRFLAEVLEYTFGGKDISQVLTMSVAQAEEFFAAGEAKLPAAHKILAALADVGLGYLTLGQPLTTLSGGERQRIKLATHMGERGGVYVLDEPTTGLHLADVENLLSLLDRLVDAGKSVIVIEHHQAVMAHADWIIDLGPGAGHDGGRIVFQGTPAELVADASTLTGQHLADYVAG